A window of the Artemia franciscana chromosome 21, ASM3288406v1, whole genome shotgun sequence genome harbors these coding sequences:
- the LOC136040757 gene encoding mitochondrial nicotinamide adenine dinucleotide transporter SLC25A51-like, whose translation MDTRKDIDGPRRFLEKSVHRAKAVIHPGPNDFEIREFVCGWGAAFINITTTFPINKVMFRQMLHGMHTKHAVEQLKSEGYRNLYRGLLPPLCQKTVSISIMFGMYDKFQHLITQYFPQVPHQTNKSVSAMLAGWTEAILCPFERVQMIMQDQHYQNRFKNTFHAFSELKPYGVKEYYRGLVPILVRNGFSNVMFFYLREHIKPLLPHTESHIGNLISDFVCGAMVGAFISTVFYPVNIIKTHMQCHLGGPHQSMTESFKVIYHQRGQSLHRMFYGVHVNYTRALLSWGIINASYELLHKLLYQKDMTNSH comes from the exons ATGGATACAAGAAAAGATATTGATGGTCCAAGGCGATTTTTAGAAAAGTCTGTTCATAGAGCAAAAGCAGTAATACATCCAGGACCAAATGATTTCGAGATTCGAGAATTTGTTTGCGGATGGGGGGCAGCCTTCATCAATATTACTACCACCTTTCCAATCAATAAGGTTATGTTTAGACAG ATGCTCCATGGAATGCACACAAAGCACGCAGTTGAGCAGTTGAAATCAGAAGGATATCGAAACCTTTATCGCGGCCTTCTACCACCCCTGTGCCAAAAGACAGTCTCAATATCCATAATGTTTGGAATGTATGATAAATTTCAACATTTAATCACACAATATTTTCCACAAGTTCCTCATCAAACAAATAAATCTGTCTCGGCGATGTTGGCTGGATGGACGGAAGCCATACTTTGTCCATTTGAACGTGTCCAGATGATAATGCAAGATCAACATTATCAAAATCGGTTTAAGAACACGTTCCATGCTTTTAGTGAATTAAAACCTTACGGCGTTAAGGAATATTATAGAGGCCTTGTACCGATATTAGTTCGTAATGGTTTCAGCAATGTTATGTTTTTCTATTTACGCGAGCATATTAAACCATTGTTGCCACACACAGAGTCACATATTGGAAATCTGATATCAGATTTTGTTTGTGGGGCAATGGTTGGGGCTTTTATTAGTACTGTTTTTTATCCTGTTAATATTATCAAAACGCATATGCAGTGCCATTTGGGTGGACCACATCAAAGCATGACAGAATCATTTAAAGTGATTTATCATCAAAGAGGGCAGTCGCTACATCGAATGTTTTATGGGGTTCATGTGAATTATACCCGGGCCCTTTTAAGCTGGGGTATTATTAATGCATCTTATGAGTTATTACATAAGTTGCTTTATCAAAAAGATATGACCAATTCTCATTGA